One genomic region from Methanonatronarchaeum thermophilum encodes:
- a CDS encoding pyridoxal phosphate-dependent aminotransferase: MKKYSKRIEKLKPSGIRELFDQVGPETVNLGIGEPDYQTPEYIKKAGIRAINDGYTTYTPNKGLPTLRKAITNYLTKYDIKTNPERIIVTSGASEALHLATQTYINNGDHVLIPDPGFVSYRPLTKIAGGKPKPLPLKPQDNFKINPETLKEKITQKTKVLFLNSPSNPTGAINNPKDIKATTEIAKDHNITIISDEVYSEIIYEDKHTSPAKYNPNIITINGMSKTYAMTGWRIGYITAPKQDINQMLKIHQYIQACAPSISQKAAATALNKDTKFIQKTIEKLKQKRNLIYEGLKNTEIKLNKPEGSFYAYPDTSKKGTDKQVTKKLLENNIITIPGRNFGTQKTNQNHIRISYATNKKDLKKFIKTIQKI, from the coding sequence ATGAAGAAATATTCAAAACGAATAGAAAAACTAAAACCCTCTGGGATAAGAGAACTATTCGATCAAGTTGGTCCAGAAACAGTAAACCTAGGTATTGGAGAGCCAGACTACCAAACCCCAGAATACATAAAAAAAGCTGGTATAAGAGCAATAAACGATGGCTACACAACATACACACCAAACAAGGGACTACCAACTCTCCGAAAAGCAATAACCAACTATCTGACCAAATACGATATAAAAACAAATCCAGAAAGAATAATAGTCACCTCCGGAGCAAGTGAAGCACTACATCTAGCAACGCAAACATACATCAACAATGGAGACCACGTACTAATACCAGATCCAGGTTTTGTATCATACCGCCCATTAACCAAAATAGCCGGAGGGAAACCAAAACCCCTACCATTAAAACCTCAAGACAACTTTAAAATAAACCCAGAAACATTAAAAGAAAAAATAACACAAAAAACAAAAGTCCTATTCCTAAACTCCCCATCAAACCCAACAGGTGCAATAAACAATCCAAAAGACATCAAAGCAACAACAGAAATAGCAAAAGACCACAACATAACAATAATCTCAGACGAAGTCTACTCTGAAATCATATATGAAGATAAACATACAAGCCCAGCCAAATACAACCCAAACATAATCACAATCAACGGAATGTCAAAAACATACGCAATGACAGGATGGAGAATTGGATACATAACCGCCCCAAAACAAGATATCAACCAAATGCTAAAAATACATCAATACATCCAAGCCTGCGCACCATCAATCTCCCAAAAAGCAGCAGCAACAGCACTAAACAAAGACACCAAATTCATACAAAAAACCATTGAAAAACTGAAACAAAAAAGAAACCTAATATACGAAGGCCTAAAAAACACAGAAATAAAACTAAACAAACCAGAAGGAAGTTTCTACGCATACCCCGACACATCCAAAAAAGGAACAGACAAACAAGTAACCAAAAAACTACTGGAAAACAACATAATCACAATCCCAGGAAGAAACTTCGGAACACAAAAAACAAACCAAAACCACATAAGAATCTCATACGCCACAAACAAAAAAGATCTCAAAAAATTCATCAAAACCATACAAAAAATCTAA
- the hemG gene encoding menaquinone-dependent protoporphyrinogen IX dehydrogenase produces MSKVVLLYGSSEGQTEKIIQNISEKLNEFGHKTDVYDLKNSKIKIDLSGYDGAIVGASIHVGKHQKYVVNYVDRNVERLNQIPTAFFTVNLTAHDKSEEAKQNVDKMIEEFLTLTKLEPEMTKAFPGALKFSRYGFIKRLFMKIISKKLTDGDTSEDIEFTDWVEVDEFAKKYSELLYT; encoded by the coding sequence ATGTCAAAAGTAGTTTTGTTGTATGGTTCTTCTGAAGGACAGACTGAGAAGATAATTCAAAATATATCTGAAAAATTAAATGAGTTTGGACATAAAACGGATGTCTACGATCTGAAAAATTCTAAGATTAAAATAGATTTATCTGGGTATGATGGAGCGATTGTTGGAGCTTCAATCCATGTAGGAAAACACCAGAAATACGTTGTTAATTATGTAGATAGAAATGTGGAAAGGTTGAATCAAATACCTACAGCTTTCTTTACTGTTAATTTAACCGCACACGATAAAAGTGAAGAAGCAAAGCAAAACGTAGATAAGATGATTGAAGAGTTCCTTACTCTAACAAAACTTGAACCAGAGATGACAAAAGCATTTCCTGGAGCCCTTAAGTTCAGCCGTTATGGTTTTATTAAAAGATTATTCATGAAAATTATATCTAAAAAATTAACGGATGGAGATACATCTGAAGATATTGAGTTTACCGATTGGGTTGAAGTCGATGAATTTGCAAAAAAATATTCAGAACTCCTATATACATAA
- the hxlB gene encoding 6-phospho-3-hexuloisomerase, whose amino-acid sequence MSKITKNSMKVIGKHLQEVGNEINEESIDKAVQEITNANKIFVVGAGRSGLAAKMFAMRLMHLGLNVYVVGETINPALEKNDLVIAITGSGETSSTVEVSKTTKKLGARLVSITSSPNSTISKLSDDSITIRDEFSNTEITQKEIAPLGTLFELTAAVLMDSIISELMNVMNKNEEDLSNKHATLE is encoded by the coding sequence GTGAGCAAAATAACAAAAAACTCTATGAAAGTAATAGGAAAACACCTACAAGAAGTAGGAAACGAAATAAACGAAGAATCAATCGATAAAGCAGTTCAAGAAATAACAAACGCAAACAAAATATTCGTAGTCGGCGCAGGCAGATCAGGCCTCGCAGCAAAAATGTTTGCAATGAGACTAATGCATTTAGGATTAAATGTATACGTAGTCGGAGAAACAATCAACCCAGCCCTCGAAAAAAACGACCTAGTAATAGCAATAACCGGATCCGGAGAAACCTCATCAACAGTTGAAGTCTCCAAAACAACAAAAAAACTCGGAGCAAGACTCGTATCAATAACCAGCTCCCCAAACTCAACAATATCAAAACTATCAGACGACTCAATAACAATAAGAGACGAATTCTCAAACACAGAAATAACACAAAAAGAAATAGCACCCCTAGGAACACTATTCGAACTAACAGCAGCAGTCCTAATGGACTCAATAATCTCAGAACTAATGAACGTCATGAACAAAAACGAAGAAGACCTATCAAACAAACACGCAACACTCGAATAA
- a CDS encoding NAD(P)/FAD-dependent oxidoreductase encodes MSKNSIEVCILGGGFGGLNTALYASSNPNLDITLVSKDKHHVYTPGLKYFFRNEDYDRYRFEIENLIAETEINYINDVVIDIDSDKKTVELGSSEIGYDKLVLALGSDVNTHGIDISDVERFYNWNDALKLRKKAFNSSEVVLVGGGYVGVELAFELNNIGLDVTVVDSSEKPLSNLSRKAGDKAIKQFNTKGIDFIGNKKVTSIDGNTITLDTGEKIDSQLIVWAGGIQASKIIQKIFNTDKKGIKVDKYLKTKYKDIYGVGDCINFSYKTGFNAFKQSKALANNLDPNNKRKKASEIKSLFVQFGKNGLMAFGETAIKNRLIGTYKKLEYQYYKTQIKK; translated from the coding sequence ATGTCTAAAAATAGTATAGAGGTATGTATACTGGGTGGGGGGTTTGGTGGATTAAACACAGCTTTATATGCTTCATCCAATCCAAACTTAGATATAACTTTAGTTTCTAAAGATAAACATCATGTTTACACTCCGGGTTTAAAATATTTCTTTAGAAACGAAGATTATGATAGGTATCGGTTTGAAATAGAGAATCTGATAGCCGAAACCGAAATTAATTATATAAATGATGTTGTAATCGATATAGATTCAGACAAAAAAACAGTAGAACTGGGTTCAAGTGAAATAGGTTATGATAAACTTGTTTTAGCTTTAGGTAGCGACGTAAACACCCATGGTATAGATATATCAGATGTTGAACGTTTTTATAATTGGAATGATGCTCTTAAATTACGTAAAAAAGCGTTTAATAGTAGTGAAGTAGTTTTGGTTGGCGGTGGGTATGTAGGGGTTGAATTAGCATTCGAACTTAACAACATAGGGCTTGACGTTACAGTGGTTGATTCAAGTGAAAAACCGCTTTCAAATCTTTCTAGAAAAGCTGGTGATAAAGCCATTAAACAGTTTAATACTAAAGGAATAGATTTTATTGGGAACAAAAAAGTCACTTCAATCGATGGAAACACTATAACTCTAGATACTGGTGAAAAAATAGATTCACAACTTATTGTTTGGGCAGGTGGGATCCAGGCTTCGAAAATCATTCAAAAAATTTTTAATACAGATAAAAAAGGAATAAAAGTTGACAAATATCTCAAAACAAAATACAAAGATATTTATGGAGTAGGTGACTGCATAAACTTTTCATATAAAACCGGTTTCAATGCATTTAAACAGAGTAAAGCCCTAGCGAACAACCTTGACCCCAACAATAAAAGAAAAAAAGCCAGTGAAATAAAAAGCCTATTTGTTCAGTTCGGTAAAAACGGATTAATGGCATTTGGAGAAACAGCCATTAAAAACCGTTTAATAGGGACCTACAAAAAACTAGAATACCAGTACTATAAAACACAGATCAAGAAATAG